From the Candidatus Bathyarchaeota archaeon genome, one window contains:
- a CDS encoding DUF1616 domain-containing protein, with translation MTTKSFNDAGSTFSEFLFSEKAAWYWIIVAFTVLTVVFVLLVPGDFVVLQFLRILFGGVFLAFLPGYALIRLLFPPVTAKPSTNAPLNVFARFVLSLGSSLLFDSMVGLLLNYTPWAITLVPLTTVLVVFTLSFATVSIIREYQTVKNSKTATD, from the coding sequence ATGACAACCAAGAGTTTCAACGATGCTGGCAGCACATTTTCTGAGTTTCTTTTTTCAGAAAAAGCGGCTTGGTACTGGATAATTGTAGCGTTCACTGTTTTAACTGTGGTCTTTGTGCTTTTAGTTCCAGGTGATTTCGTGGTGCTGCAGTTTCTGCGTATTCTTTTCGGTGGAGTTTTTTTGGCTTTCCTGCCTGGGTATGCTCTGATACGCTTGTTATTTCCGCCAGTTACTGCTAAGCCTTCAACCAATGCGCCTCTCAATGTTTTTGCCCGCTTCGTATTGAGCCTTGGCTCTAGCCTATTGTTTGATTCTATGGTCGGCTTGTTGCTTAATTATACCCCTTGGGCGATAACCTTAGTCCCGTTAACCACAGTTTTGGTCGTTTTCACTCTAAGTTTCGCTACAGTAAGCATTATCCGTGAATATCAAACGGTGAAAAACTCCAAAACAGCCACTGACTAA
- a CDS encoding putative glycoside hydrolase — translation MSNAEPAVASLPSSGTVVHSSLEVGTYELSWNFNEYDAETIANNFNMSQSWRVLDPSNEYDEKMQQVLSINPDYEFLIYRNMISIYSYWVEEWSYAESQGWLLKDLQGNYVAESDPATDYLVDITNSSYQQWVGRNVADWLEQHPSFAGVFVDNSLLYSYEDWVRGSNSTPINPATGSPFTTQQILDGCVDTLNAIIAAVGVDKTVVVNGIFTGFCFEMSTPTGINYQYILSNTPGLTGIMSEGPFYHSYTTKYYSVDQWQQSINMVQWIQDSFLSRNPANHYVTLVPVECPPIPYAETKYDLAMFGFCSLLLGIENSGQNFIGFGGSPSTMIEDPQVLSFVRQIKELNIGVPCGDYYQVESISLFARDFSNGLVLVNPSNVPLTYTADQNYDLMDGTAASTSLVINPHEGLVLIER, via the coding sequence GTGAGTAATGCGGAGCCTGCGGTTGCTTCTCTTCCATCTTCTGGCACGGTTGTCCACTCATCCCTTGAGGTTGGGACCTATGAATTATCTTGGAACTTCAATGAATATGATGCAGAGACCATCGCCAACAACTTCAATATGAGCCAATCATGGCGAGTGCTTGATCCTAGTAACGAATATGATGAAAAGATGCAACAAGTCCTTTCAATTAACCCTGACTACGAATTCCTGATTTACCGTAATATGATTTCGATTTATAGCTACTGGGTCGAAGAATGGAGTTACGCTGAAAGTCAAGGTTGGTTGCTTAAAGACCTGCAGGGCAATTATGTAGCTGAATCCGATCCTGCTACCGACTACTTGGTTGACATTACCAATTCTTCTTATCAACAATGGGTTGGTCGTAACGTCGCAGATTGGCTTGAACAGCATCCGTCTTTTGCAGGTGTCTTTGTTGATAACAGCCTGCTCTACAGCTATGAAGATTGGGTGCGTGGGTCAAATTCAACGCCTATCAATCCCGCTACTGGTTCACCATTTACAACCCAGCAAATACTTGACGGTTGTGTTGATACGTTGAATGCAATAATTGCTGCCGTCGGGGTCGACAAAACAGTTGTGGTTAATGGAATTTTCACTGGCTTCTGCTTCGAAATGAGTACGCCAACTGGCATTAACTATCAGTACATATTATCGAATACTCCTGGTTTGACTGGAATCATGAGTGAAGGTCCATTTTATCATTCATACACTACGAAATACTATTCTGTTGATCAATGGCAACAATCAATTAACATGGTACAATGGATTCAAGACAGTTTTCTATCACGAAACCCTGCAAACCATTATGTAACGCTCGTACCAGTTGAATGCCCGCCTATCCCCTACGCTGAAACAAAGTACGATTTGGCAATGTTTGGCTTTTGTTCACTGCTACTTGGAATAGAAAATTCAGGCCAGAATTTCATTGGTTTTGGCGGTTCCCCAAGTACAATGATCGAAGACCCTCAGGTGCTTTCATTTGTCCGTCAGATTAAAGAGTTGAACATTGGTGTGCCATGTGGTGATTACTATCAAGTTGAGTCCATATCACTTTTCGCTCGTGACTTCTCTAATGGCTTAGTCCTCGTTAATCCATCCAACGTTCCCCTCACATACACCGCAGACCAGAATTATGACCTCATGGACGGAACTGCAGCTTCAACCTCTTTAGTGATAAATCCCCATGAAGGGTTAGTCTTGATAGAACGCTAA